One genomic window of Thalassolituus hydrocarboniclasticus includes the following:
- a CDS encoding M13 family metallopeptidase, translated as MTMMVSLLRTSTRLIALCAAVPLVLFSNGCSTGTDNNSAQELQAIPQLSGKAALGSWGVQTANISSDIKPGDDFYGYVNEGWLKTAEFPAGIPRMDSFVELALKAETDIREIVADATEKPENSNQQQIAALYTSYTDLDTLEKQGLQPVKDKLAAIAAATQRGELAALMQQPGYNAIADLNVQIDTRDPSRYILALRQGGLGMPAREYYLLDEAPYPAHRQAYADYISDLFKMANMPEMQALVADIVQFEHALADAQWSNSEMRNPVRMTRYMSLAELAEYAPGIDWLAMLNSLMVAPNEPLHKDVIVVVNTDSALQKIANIFQTTDFNVLQAYMSFHVLDNYADYLAKPWRDRHFAFYGKQLQGLAEQRSLEQNAIALLNGYLGEVVGQEYVKRHFPAEYRQSLMVYVNYLKNAFRERLQAPGWMDDATRKQALEKLSMLKTEIGYPTRWHDYSALELKKDDLIGNIDRLYGWLMNDTLAKLHEPVREWEWSYSPQQVNAYYSPPQNEIVFLAAILQPPFFDPNADFAVNFGAILTVIGHETSHGFDDQGSQYDGTGRLRNWWSEASAKEFKKRGDQLVAQYETFEPVPGAHINGRLTLGENIADLGGISVAYHALQNYIRDHYPDGAPVLDGFSAEQRFFLSWAQMWRSKRTEDYQRQLLLNDPHSPGRFRANGTVRNLDAWYQAFDVGPDAALYLPPDQRITTW; from the coding sequence ATGACTATGATGGTAAGTTTACTGCGTACATCCACCAGACTAATCGCATTATGTGCTGCAGTACCTCTGGTTTTATTCAGTAACGGTTGCAGTACCGGCACCGATAACAACTCCGCTCAGGAACTACAGGCAATTCCCCAGTTGTCGGGTAAGGCCGCATTGGGGAGTTGGGGCGTGCAAACGGCGAATATTTCGTCTGATATAAAACCTGGTGATGATTTTTATGGCTATGTGAACGAGGGCTGGCTGAAAACAGCTGAATTTCCTGCTGGTATTCCGCGGATGGATTCCTTTGTCGAACTGGCGCTGAAAGCCGAAACGGATATCCGCGAAATCGTTGCGGATGCTACAGAAAAACCTGAAAACTCCAATCAACAACAGATTGCGGCGCTGTATACCAGCTATACCGATCTGGACACACTGGAAAAACAGGGACTGCAACCGGTTAAGGATAAACTGGCGGCGATTGCCGCTGCGACGCAGCGCGGTGAACTGGCAGCGCTGATGCAGCAGCCGGGCTACAACGCCATCGCTGATCTCAATGTGCAGATCGATACACGCGACCCGTCACGCTATATTCTGGCCTTACGTCAGGGTGGTCTTGGGATGCCGGCGCGGGAGTATTATCTGCTCGACGAAGCTCCTTATCCTGCTCACCGACAGGCATATGCGGATTACATTTCCGATTTATTTAAAATGGCAAATATGCCGGAGATGCAGGCTTTGGTTGCCGACATCGTTCAGTTTGAACATGCACTGGCTGATGCTCAGTGGAGCAATTCCGAGATGCGGAATCCTGTCCGGATGACCCGCTATATGTCGCTGGCCGAACTGGCTGAATATGCTCCGGGAATTGACTGGTTGGCGATGCTGAACAGCCTGATGGTTGCACCAAATGAACCGCTGCATAAAGACGTGATAGTTGTCGTTAATACCGATTCAGCGCTACAAAAAATTGCGAACATCTTTCAAACCACAGACTTTAACGTATTGCAGGCGTACATGAGTTTTCATGTGCTGGATAATTATGCCGATTATCTCGCAAAGCCCTGGCGCGACCGTCATTTTGCTTTTTACGGTAAGCAGTTACAGGGCTTAGCCGAGCAGCGTAGTCTGGAGCAGAATGCCATTGCTCTGCTTAATGGTTATCTCGGAGAAGTCGTTGGACAGGAATATGTTAAGCGTCACTTTCCGGCTGAATACCGTCAGTCATTGATGGTGTATGTTAATTATCTGAAAAATGCATTCCGCGAGCGCCTGCAAGCGCCGGGCTGGATGGATGATGCGACCCGTAAACAGGCATTGGAAAAATTATCCATGCTGAAAACTGAAATCGGTTATCCGACCCGCTGGCACGATTACTCAGCGCTGGAGCTTAAAAAAGATGATCTGATCGGTAATATCGACCGCTTATATGGCTGGCTTATGAATGACACTCTGGCCAAGTTACATGAGCCGGTCCGGGAGTGGGAATGGTCCTATAGTCCACAGCAGGTTAATGCATATTATAGCCCGCCACAGAATGAAATTGTTTTTCTTGCGGCCATTCTGCAGCCACCGTTCTTCGATCCTAATGCCGACTTTGCCGTAAATTTTGGTGCAATTCTTACCGTTATTGGTCATGAAACCAGTCATGGTTTTGATGATCAGGGAAGCCAGTATGATGGCACCGGACGACTGCGTAACTGGTGGAGTGAGGCATCTGCCAAAGAATTTAAAAAACGTGGTGATCAGCTGGTGGCTCAGTACGAAACCTTTGAGCCGGTCCCCGGCGCTCATATTAACGGACGTCTGACCTTGGGCGAAAATATCGCCGACCTTGGGGGTATCTCGGTGGCCTATCATGCCTTGCAGAACTATATTCGCGATCATTACCCGGATGGAGCCCCTGTACTGGATGGTTTCAGCGCGGAGCAGCGTTTCTTTTTATCCTGGGCACAGATGTGGCGCTCTAAACGCACGGAAGATTATCAGCGCCAACTGTTGCTGAACGATCCGCACAGTCCGGGGCGTTTTCGTGCCAATGGTACGGTACGGAATCTTGATGCCTGGTATCAGGCGTTTGATGTAGGCCCGGATGCGGCTCTGTACTTGCCGCCGGATCAGCGTATTACAACCTGGTAG
- a CDS encoding LLM class flavin-dependent oxidoreductase yields the protein MTSLADIPFSLLELASVPQGFTVAQTLASMLDYAQHADTLGFNRFWLAEHHNMEGVASSATAVLIGQVAARTQRLRVGSGGIMLPNHPPLIVAEQFGTLDALYPGRIDLGLGRAPGTDPLTSRALRRDDMRAEHFPQEVEELQTLLGADGAHKRVKAYPGANSAVEIWLLGSSLFSAQLAAERGLPYAFAGHFAPRLAREAIALYRHRFQPSAILQKPHVILCLPLIAAASDDEARFLATSSQQRIMALMQGQPLYLPPPVESMEGIWNPQIKAQVDAFLALSVTGGPASIKSKLQALVSQIPADELMFTNDIFDREKRLQALQILMDAKS from the coding sequence ATGACCTCACTGGCAGATATTCCTTTTTCGCTGCTGGAGCTGGCATCGGTGCCACAGGGTTTTACCGTGGCGCAGACGCTGGCCTCTATGCTCGATTATGCCCAACATGCCGACACGCTGGGCTTTAACCGTTTCTGGCTGGCCGAGCACCACAACATGGAAGGGGTCGCCAGCAGCGCCACCGCGGTGCTGATTGGTCAGGTCGCAGCACGTACGCAACGTCTCCGCGTCGGCTCTGGTGGCATCATGCTGCCCAATCACCCGCCGCTTATTGTCGCCGAACAGTTCGGCACACTGGATGCGCTGTACCCCGGCCGTATTGACCTTGGCCTTGGCCGTGCCCCCGGTACCGATCCACTCACCAGCCGGGCCTTGCGCCGTGACGATATGCGCGCCGAACACTTCCCGCAGGAAGTGGAAGAATTACAGACCCTGCTGGGAGCCGATGGCGCACACAAGCGCGTTAAAGCTTACCCCGGTGCCAACAGTGCGGTAGAAATCTGGCTGTTAGGCTCCAGTTTATTCAGCGCGCAATTGGCCGCTGAGCGTGGTCTGCCTTACGCCTTTGCCGGGCACTTTGCTCCGCGTCTGGCGCGCGAGGCGATTGCCCTTTACCGCCATCGTTTTCAGCCTTCGGCCATTCTGCAGAAACCACATGTCATTCTGTGCCTGCCACTCATCGCTGCCGCCAGTGACGATGAAGCGCGCTTTCTCGCCACCAGCAGTCAGCAGCGGATTATGGCGTTAATGCAGGGACAACCACTCTATCTGCCACCGCCAGTGGAAAGCATGGAAGGTATCTGGAATCCGCAGATTAAAGCTCAGGTCGATGCCTTTCTGGCACTGTCGGTTACAGGCGGCCCTGCCAGTATTAAGTCCAAGCTGCAGGCACTGGTCAGCCAGATACCCGCAGATGAGTTGATGTTCACCAACGATATTTTTGACCGGGAGAAACGTCTGCAGGCACTGCAGATTCTGATGGATGCAAAATCTTAA
- a CDS encoding SCO family protein translates to MCKGWLILTLLLLSACDNSPTAGNQFSPLPQTRGEAEQLRQLSLNTTAGERRLSDFDNQLLLLFFGFSHCPDICPTTLMNVSKALQQLPPESVQLVQPLFITVDPERDTIDVLRPYTRHFHAAILGVQPDTEQLLQLTKFFGIYYRKVAQEGALEYSMDHSAQLLLSSSYGQILGVLDPHMPADELALWIKGAVARLQAQ, encoded by the coding sequence ATGTGCAAAGGATGGTTAATACTGACGTTGTTATTGCTGAGCGCCTGCGACAATTCTCCCACGGCCGGCAATCAGTTCTCTCCCCTGCCCCAGACCCGCGGCGAAGCTGAACAACTGCGCCAGCTGAGTTTAAACACAACCGCAGGCGAGCGGCGCTTAAGCGACTTTGATAATCAGCTTCTGCTGCTGTTTTTCGGTTTCAGCCATTGTCCGGATATTTGCCCCACCACGCTGATGAATGTCAGCAAAGCACTGCAGCAATTACCACCTGAAAGCGTGCAACTGGTACAACCTCTGTTTATTACCGTTGATCCGGAGCGCGATACCATTGATGTACTGCGCCCCTATACCCGCCACTTTCATGCCGCCATTCTTGGCGTTCAGCCTGATACCGAACAACTGCTGCAACTGACAAAATTTTTCGGGATTTATTACCGCAAAGTTGCACAGGAAGGAGCGCTGGAATACAGCATGGATCATTCTGCACAATTATTACTGAGCAGCAGTTATGGTCAGATACTGGGGGTTCTTGACCCACATATGCCAGCCGACGAGCTGGCACTGTGGATCAAAGGGGCGGTCGCCCGGCTGCAGGCGCAATAA
- a CDS encoding heme o synthase, translating into MSSLVLAEKSSRQSARPQWRDFWELGKPRVVLVMLVCALVGMVLATPVLPDIGRVIYATLGIAMAAMGAAAFNHLLDQRLDRLMLRTSKRPLAQGRIPPWQAALYASLLSLLGLSLLWLEVNPLTSVLTAAALLGYALIYTRFLKHATPQNITIGGLAGAAPPLLGWTAITNRVEADALLLVLIIFAWTPPHFWALAIHKQDEYRRAGVPMLPITHGEGFTRLQIWLYAWLTVVMTLMPYVSGMSGLVYLLLIVPLNIRFMQINWRVWRATSAQAPIQAFWFSIRYILYCFAALLLDHCLPVF; encoded by the coding sequence ATGAGCAGTCTGGTATTAGCAGAAAAAAGCAGCCGGCAGTCAGCCCGCCCGCAGTGGCGTGATTTCTGGGAGCTGGGTAAACCGCGGGTGGTGCTGGTGATGCTGGTCTGTGCTTTGGTCGGCATGGTACTGGCGACACCGGTATTGCCGGATATCGGGCGGGTGATATATGCCACGCTGGGTATCGCTATGGCAGCGATGGGAGCGGCGGCCTTTAACCATTTGCTGGATCAGCGGCTTGACCGTTTAATGCTGCGCACGTCAAAACGTCCGCTGGCACAGGGACGTATTCCGCCCTGGCAGGCAGCACTTTATGCCAGCCTGTTGTCACTGCTGGGACTGAGTCTGTTATGGCTTGAGGTGAATCCGCTGACTTCAGTGCTGACCGCGGCCGCATTGCTGGGTTATGCGCTGATTTATACCCGCTTTTTAAAACACGCCACGCCACAGAATATTACCATCGGCGGACTGGCCGGAGCCGCGCCACCGTTACTCGGCTGGACGGCAATCACCAATCGTGTGGAAGCCGATGCATTGCTGCTGGTGCTGATTATTTTTGCCTGGACGCCACCGCATTTCTGGGCGCTGGCGATTCATAAACAGGATGAATACCGCCGTGCCGGAGTACCCATGTTGCCCATTACCCATGGCGAAGGTTTTACCCGTTTGCAGATCTGGCTGTATGCCTGGCTGACAGTGGTTATGACGCTGATGCCTTACGTCAGTGGTATGTCGGGGCTGGTGTATCTGTTGTTGATCGTGCCGTTAAATATCCGCTTTATGCAGATTAACTGGCGGGTATGGCGCGCCACCTCGGCGCAGGCGCCGATTCAGGCGTTCTGGTTTTCGATCCGCTATATTCTGTACTGCTTTGCGGCGTTATTGCTGGATCATTGTCTGCCGGTTTTCTGA
- a CDS encoding COX15/CtaA family protein has translation MNNLKTVRTLALLAAFMAFTVVMLGAATRLLDAGLGCPDWPGCYGRLVVPQAHIAAQFAPHAPLEAEKAWMEMIHRYLAASLGLMAILLVFFSWRARTQAPGLLRWTSLLLALVIVQGAFGAWTVTLKLWPQVVTLHLLGGFSCLLLLSFIAWRVHQPEAAAVSSAGRQVPTARRPRMLWLALLLLVLQIALGGWTSSNYAGIGCMGFPTCNGQWWPEMDFSSAFHLTQSIGPDYLYGQLHASARSAIQWTHRLVALALGLTLLVLYWQAQRSEQRRVVLCCLGLYLLQVGLGIILVVWSLPFPPALLHTAGAALLLLAVVYCALIWPRQSEPVNQRQKTWHLAEEVI, from the coding sequence ATGAATAATCTGAAAACAGTGCGCACGCTGGCACTGCTGGCCGCCTTTATGGCTTTTACGGTGGTGATGCTGGGCGCGGCCACCCGTTTACTGGATGCGGGTCTGGGCTGTCCTGACTGGCCGGGCTGCTATGGCCGCTTAGTTGTCCCGCAGGCTCATATCGCTGCGCAATTTGCACCCCACGCACCGCTGGAAGCAGAAAAAGCCTGGATGGAGATGATTCACCGTTATCTGGCAGCATCCCTTGGGCTGATGGCCATACTGCTGGTGTTCTTCAGCTGGCGCGCCCGCACTCAGGCACCGGGTCTGCTGCGCTGGACATCGTTACTGCTTGCTCTGGTTATTGTGCAGGGCGCTTTCGGTGCCTGGACGGTAACGCTGAAACTCTGGCCCCAGGTGGTGACCCTGCATCTGCTGGGGGGCTTCAGCTGTCTGCTGTTACTCAGTTTTATTGCCTGGCGGGTGCATCAGCCTGAGGCTGCTGCAGTGTCCAGCGCAGGAAGGCAGGTGCCGACGGCGCGGAGGCCGCGGATGCTGTGGCTGGCACTGTTGTTACTGGTATTGCAGATTGCTCTGGGTGGCTGGACCTCAAGTAATTATGCCGGCATTGGCTGTATGGGTTTCCCCACCTGTAATGGCCAGTGGTGGCCGGAAATGGATTTTTCCAGCGCCTTTCACCTGACTCAATCAATCGGTCCTGATTATTTATATGGCCAGCTGCATGCCAGCGCGCGCAGTGCGATCCAGTGGACACACCGGCTGGTGGCGCTGGCGTTGGGGCTGACCTTGCTGGTGCTGTACTGGCAGGCGCAGCGCAGTGAGCAGAGGCGTGTGGTTCTCTGTTGTCTCGGTCTGTATCTGTTGCAGGTGGGGCTGGGAATTATTCTGGTGGTCTGGTCGTTGCCATTTCCACCGGCGTTATTGCATACCGCCGGTGCGGCGTTATTGCTGCTGGCCGTGGTGTATTGCGCCCTGATCTGGCCACGACAAAGCGAGCCGGTAAATCAACGGCAGAAAACCTGGCATCTGGCGGAGGAAGTGATATGA
- a CDS encoding SURF1 family protein, whose protein sequence is MAIPQVVITTVLSTADKRARSKQRWRISVWWGGWLLLGAMGLGLANWQWQRAEEKRQWQTAPRVAEVNPQSLPQMNQALQLQGIFYPQFNRWLDNRTLNGQVGLALITPLQSTDGRWWLVDRGFVATAGSRAPQPWPDTALTLQHLQGYWQPLEGRRGLLLGANDDGQRIQQLRTDVWPQLDLQPGVLHLDNGSSGRWWQPLGVSRERHLGYAAQWLLLALAALALAWRYRPKLKAQRVRVCTLKAKRRWL, encoded by the coding sequence ATGGCGATTCCTCAGGTTGTGATAACAACAGTACTCAGCACAGCAGATAAACGCGCGCGCAGCAAACAGCGCTGGCGTATTTCTGTCTGGTGGGGCGGCTGGTTATTGCTGGGGGCTATGGGTCTGGGGCTGGCTAACTGGCAATGGCAGCGGGCAGAAGAAAAACGCCAATGGCAGACTGCCCCGCGGGTGGCTGAAGTTAATCCGCAAAGCCTGCCGCAGATGAATCAGGCTCTGCAATTACAGGGTATTTTTTATCCGCAATTTAACCGCTGGCTGGATAACCGCACGCTGAATGGTCAGGTCGGGTTGGCGCTGATTACTCCTCTGCAAAGTACCGATGGCCGCTGGTGGCTGGTGGATCGTGGTTTTGTGGCAACGGCGGGCAGCCGCGCACCACAACCCTGGCCGGATACCGCTTTGACACTGCAGCATCTGCAGGGGTACTGGCAGCCTCTGGAGGGAAGGCGCGGCTTATTACTCGGGGCTAACGATGATGGTCAGCGTATTCAGCAGCTGCGTACCGATGTCTGGCCGCAACTGGATTTACAACCCGGCGTACTGCATCTGGATAACGGCAGCAGTGGTCGCTGGTGGCAGCCGCTTGGCGTCAGCCGGGAGCGGCACCTGGGTTACGCCGCTCAATGGCTGTTACTGGCACTGGCGGCACTGGCTCTGGCCTGGCGTTACCGGCCAAAGCTGAAAGCTCAGCGGGTGCGGGTCTGCACTCTGAAGGCAAAAAGGAGGTGGCTGTGA
- a CDS encoding DUF2909 domain-containing protein, whose translation MLKLAILLLFATMLISLLAAAGFLVSDGSRSQRVLTSLTWRVCIAVVLLTLLFYGFYSGQLPD comes from the coding sequence ATGCTTAAGCTCGCCATCCTGTTGTTATTTGCCACTATGCTGATCAGCCTGCTTGCCGCCGCCGGATTTCTGGTAAGTGACGGTTCACGTTCACAGCGGGTACTGACTTCGCTGACCTGGCGGGTCTGCATTGCGGTGGTGCTGTTAACCTTATTGTTCTACGGATTTTATTCCGGGCAATTACCCGACTGA